The Cinclus cinclus chromosome 3, bCinCin1.1, whole genome shotgun sequence genome has a window encoding:
- the LOC134042052 gene encoding LOW QUALITY PROTEIN: serine/threonine-protein phosphatase 4 regulatory subunit 3B-like (The sequence of the model RefSeq protein was modified relative to this genomic sequence to represent the inferred CDS: inserted 1 base in 1 codon) has product MDQSAGSDPGDITMAEEHLRHLEGQSSRRTGQSGLLSCFPLVPFGYCCHSVAVTQELLEAEEEHLXEMGRRRRFMKLPTCELSSLGEIAELVTSVRLSRIREGKLALALRSQGYIAKLLQLFQLCEHLEYTQGLHLLFDIVREILYLDKMILYKVMFSDDCIMDVAGCLEYDPCLAQPGFYRKTLTKGEKLQEAIPIKDPKLRQKLYQVSRAEYIRAIIMPNALGLEEGSLSTLNSFIRSSKEKILLQLQKDEELFSEVFAQLMNEATSVEQCCALMKFLKEMCAVSFTLPETRHEFPQTLAKLGFLPILEKLMGVDDLRVRSAATDILSDLVKFSPATVHEFVMQEARQSENDTQVIFEVIKQIICSPDPEFGGNSQLMEILCALIDPEKMMDTLSLLEIFEFLDIFYDRYIHVLTAPLLAHTSEEWYEIGNDNLNIFPFEGPDNYQTAEILASVLELLSFCVERHKYHMRIYMMNKDLLRRSLLLVKSKHKFLALCALRFMRRIIGLKDEIYNRYIALGNLFEPVVNAVLDNSNRCNLLNSALLELFEFIQKEDIQFLIAHIVENFSDALESAKYIHIFQGLKTKYEQEKDRPKEKANSAMFAKEATSFQVDEELQFSEDEQKAAAVPPASSNGSYPTSISLTTVVTVPKVGENFGGSSYPHRRLFEVFNNPDDKDDETPPKKRAR; this is encoded by the exons ATGGACCAATCAGCAGGCTCTGACCCAGGTGACATCACAATGGCTGAGGAACACCTGAGGCACTTggaggggcagagcagcagaaggacAGGGCAGAGTGGCCTCCTGTCCTGCTTCCCTCTTGTCCCCTTTGGGTACTGCTGTCACTCCGTGGCAGTCACCCAGGAGCTTCTTGAGGCAGAAGAGGAGCACC AAGAAATGGGTAGACGTAGGCGTTTCATGAAGCTGCCTACCTGTGAACTCTCCAGCCTTGGAGAGATTGCAGAGCTAGTGACCTCTGTTCGCCTCTCACGCATCCGCGAGGGAAAGCTAGCGCTGGCCTTGAGGAGTCAAGGCTATATTGCAAAGCTGCTACAGCTTTTCCAACTCTGTGAGCACTTAGAGTACACCCAAGGCTTGCATCTTCTGTTTGACATCGTGAGAGAAATTCTGTACCTGGACAAAATGATTCTGTATAAGGTGATGTTTTCTGACGACTGCATTATGGATGTTGCCGGATGCCTTGAGTACGATCCTTGTTTGGCTCAGCCAGGATTTTACAGGAAAACCTTGACCAAAGGAGAAAAGCTTCAGGAGGCTATTCCTATCAAAGACCCTAAACTCAGGCAAAAGCTCTACCAGGTGTCCAGGGCAGAGTACATTCGGGCCATCATCATGCCCAATGCGTTGGGTTTGGAAGAGGGTTCTCTTTCTACCCTCAATTCCTTTATCAGATCCAGCAAAGAGAAGATTTTACTTCAGCTGCAG AAGGATGAGGAAttgttttctgaagtttttGCACAATTAATGAACGAAGCTACATCTGTCGAGCAATGCTGTGCATTG ATGAAGTTTCTCAAGGAAATGTGTGCCGTGTCTTTCACATTACCTGAGACAAGACATGAATTTCCTCAGACTTTGGCAAAGTTGGGATTTCTTCCAATTCTTGAAAAGTTAATG GGAGTGGATGATCTGCGAGTTAGATCTGCTGCTACAGATATATTGTCTGATCTAGTAAAATTTAGTCCAGCCACAGTCCACGAATTTGTCATGCAAGAGGCCCGACAGAGTGAGAAT GATACCCAAGTCATCTTTGAGGTCATTAAGCAGATAATCTGTAGCCCCGACCCTGAATTTGGAGGCAACAGTCAGTTAATGGAGATTTTGTGTGCACTGATCGATCCAGAGAAAATGATGGACACACTTAGT cttttagaaatatttgaatttctCGATATCTTCTACGACCGCTACATTCATGTTCTCACTGCGCCACTTCTGGCTCATACCTCAGAAGAATGGTATGAAATAGGTAAtgacaatttaaatatttttccctttgaagGGCCTG ACAATTATCAAACAGCAGAAATACTTGCCTCCGTTTTGGAGCTGCTGTCCTTTTGTGTGGAACGGCACAAGTATCACATGAGGATTTATATGATGAACAAAGATCTCCTAAGAAGATCACTGCTCTTGGTGAAATCCAAACACAAATTTCTGGCCTTGT GTGCTCTGCGCTTTATGAGGAGGATAATTGGCCTGAAAGATGAAATTTATAACCGTTACATcgctctgggaaacctgtttgAACCAGTGGTAAATGCTGTGTTGGACAACAGCAATAGGTGCAACCTGCTCAACTCTGCCTTGCTGGAGCTGTTTGAATTTATCCAAAAG GAGGACATTCAGTTCCTTATTGCACATATAGTTGAGAACTTCTCTGATGCACTGGAATCTGCCAAATACATTCACATATTCCAGGGACTGAAGACAAAATATGAGCAAGAAAAAGACCGGCCAAAGGAGAAAGCAAACA GTGCGATGTTTGCCAAAGAAGCAACGAGCTTTCAGGTGGATGAAGAGCTGCAGTTCAGTGAAGATGAACAGAAGGCAgctgcagtgccaccagcaaGCTCCAATGGCTCCTATCCAACAAGCATAAGCCTGACCACAGTGGTGACAGTCCCCAAGGTGGGAGAGAACTTTGGTGGAAGCTCCTATCCTCAT AGACGTCTGTTTGAAGTATTTAATAATCCAGATGACAAAGACGATGAGACACCTCCAAAGAAAAGAGCTCGTTGA